AATTTTATTGTTGTCAAAAACCGTTCTAGGTTGAAAACGATTTGGTACAATTTGAGTGATAGGAATTTTTTTAATTTCTTCCTTTTCTACACTTTCTACACTAACCTCGTTTTCTGATTCTATTGATAGTTCTTGGTCCTTATCTCCAAAACCAAACAACCGAGAGAAAGGATGCTTCATTTTTCCTACACCACCTTTAGGAAACTCCCTTGTTAAATATTCTCTATCTTTTTTTTAGTTCCTTCTTTTATCATCGACTTTTCTTTGCTATCTTTTTATGTTTCACATGAAACATTATTCTAATGGAAGCTTATTGGGGGTCCCTGGTTTACGGGGATATTTTTTTGGTGTTTCTTTTTCCTTTTTGATAATAAGAATGTGTCGATCACTATTTTCTTCTGGTAGTTGAAAAGAATGGATTTTTTCTACTTTTCCTCCTAGAAGAGAAATCGCTTTTTTTCCTATTTGTAATTCTTCTTCTGCTGCTGCACCTTTCATTGCTACAAAAGCACCTCCCACTTTAACAAGCGGTAAGCAAAGTTCGCTTAATACAGACATACGTGCGACCGCACGGGCAGTCACCAAATCATACTTTTCACGATGATCAGGATTTCTACCAAAGAGTTCAGCTCGATCATGATAAAAGCTCGTATTTTCTAATTGAAGCTCTTTAGCTAAATGTTCTAAAAAGGAAATACGTTTATTGAGAGAATCCACAATTGATACATGTAAATTTGGAAAACAGATTTGCAATGGTATGCTTGGAAAACCAGCCCCAGCCCCTACATCACAAATATGTAATTCACGCGTTAAATCCACGTAAAAGGAAGCTGAGATGGAATCAAAAAAATGTTTCAAATAGACTTCTTCCTTATCAGTAATGGCTGTCAAATTCATTTTATTATTCCACTCAACTAGGAGTTCATAGTATTTCTCAAACTGAGAAATCTGCTTAGCAGAAAGGGAAATCCCTTTCTCACTAAGACTCTCTTGAAATTGGCTAATATTCATTTTTTCAACCCTTCCAGCTTATTTATCAGATGATACACGTGCAATTTTTCCTTGTTCGATGTATACAAGTAAAATAGAAACATCTGCTGGGTTTACGCCCGCGATTCGAGATGCTTGTGCAATTGAAAGTGGACGAACTTCTTGTAATTTTTGGCGAGCCTCTGAAGCTAAACCATTAATTACCGAATAATCCATATTTTCCGGGATTTTCTTAGATTCCATTTTTTTCATACGATCTACTTGTTGCAGTGACTTTTCAATATAACCTTCGTATTTCACTTGTATTTCTACCTGCTCCGTCACTTCATCGGAAAGCATTTTATCCGCAGGAGCTAATTCGTGAATATGAGAATAGTTCATCTCAGGCCGCTTCAATAAATCGGCTGCTCTAATTCCGTCTTTCAATTCACTACCGCCAGCTTCACGAATTAACTGTTGAGTTTGTTCATTTGGTTTCAATATAATCGTTTTAAGTCGAGCTTTTTCTTGCTCAATTTGTTTCTTCTTTTCAACAAAACGATTATAGCGATCTTCTGAGATCATCCCAATCTTTCGTCCGATTTCTGTTAAACGTAAATCGGCATTGTCATGACGGAGCAATAAACGGTATTCGGCACGAGATGTTAGTAAACGATAGGGTTCATTCG
Above is a window of Bacillus sp. 2205SS5-2 DNA encoding:
- the rsmG gene encoding 16S rRNA (guanine(527)-N(7))-methyltransferase RsmG translates to MNISQFQESLSEKGISLSAKQISQFEKYYELLVEWNNKMNLTAITDKEEVYLKHFFDSISASFYVDLTRELHICDVGAGAGFPSIPLQICFPNLHVSIVDSLNKRISFLEHLAKELQLENTSFYHDRAELFGRNPDHREKYDLVTARAVARMSVLSELCLPLVKVGGAFVAMKGAAAEEELQIGKKAISLLGGKVEKIHSFQLPEENSDRHILIIKKEKETPKKYPRKPGTPNKLPLE